TTTCCGATCTTCGTAAATTTAAACGGCAACCTCCCATGCTTATTAAGTTCTATTAAAAACTCTTTGGCTGCTTTTTCGAAGGTCTTTCCAAGGTAAGTGTTAAAGTTCCTCAGGAAATCCTGAATTGCTGGCTCAGGGTTGAGGGAGTCTATCTCCTCATAATGCGGACTGACGAAGCGGTGGTAAAAACGGAAGTACTCATCTTCTATAACATAAATCCCTCTCTTGGCTTTCCTCTCTGTTATTGGAACCTCCCGCCTCACAATTCCAAGATTTGAGAGCACCCTAAGATATGCAGATAGGTCTTTGGCCTCCATCCCAACGTACTGAGCGATCTCGTTAAGCCGGGTTTTTCCCATGGCTATGGCCTCGATAATCTGCATATATCTGGTTGGATTCCTCAGTTCCTCCATGAGGAGAAGCCTCGCCTCGTTGAAAAGAAATGCACTCGGGTCAAAGAAGTTGTTGATAATCTCATCATCGCTCCCCGTTTTGAAGAATTCCATGTATTTAGGAATCCCCCACGTGACCCCATAGAGTCTTAAAAGCCTCTCAAAGTCCTTTCCAAACCATTCGACCATATCGAAGAAGCGGAATGGTTTGACCTTCAGAACCCCACTTGCTCGCCCATAGAGAGGGCTCTTGTAGCTGAGAACCTCACGCTCCATCATTCCAACGCTCGAACCGCAGAGGATAATTGTGATCTCTGAACCCTCAAGCACTATATCCACCACCTCCTGAAACTCGGATGTAACACCCTTGTCTGCCTCTATTAAGTAAGGGAACTCATCAAGAATCACCAAAAGCCTCCCCTGTCCCCTTAGGAACTTAAATGCATCCCTAAAGCTTTCGAATCTTACCGGAGCACCAATAAAAGAACTTATCTCGTGAGAAAATCTCTCGAGGTCTTTCTCATATCCCCTCTGGGAGCAGAGAAAATATATGCCCCTTTTGTTCTCCAAGAATTTCCTCAAAAGGGCAGTCTTTCCCACCCTTCTTCTCCCGTAAACCACAAAAAGTCGAAAGCCTCCCCTCCACGCTCTCTCTAGGACTTCGAGCTCTCTCCTCCGGTTTACAAATTTTCGAATCATGATTATAATAAATATGACTCGAATATTTAAATATTTTGGTTTTAGCAAGCATAAACAAAAGAAAGAAATGATGTCCGGATAAAACATATATTGCGGCGCGAAGCGCCGAGATAAAAAGAATAAAACATGGTTTAAGGGATGAAGCCCCTTTGCCTAAATATCAATCTTGCTTGCCTCGCTCATCGGACTTAATTATGATGGCTTTGAGAGCTTTGATTTCTAGCTTCCTCTTCGTCCTAAAGGATAGACTTTAGAATATATTAATAGGAGTCAACAACGAAGGAACAATTGTTGGTTGCAACCCTAAAAGAGATCTTGAGATGATTTCATCCACAATCCAAGGAATAACTCCTCCAGTAAAACTGACCTTTTCTCTGTACCAAAGGGGAGGCTTTCGGAAGAAAAATGTAAGGCCTAATTCGTTTTATTGAATTTAGCAAAGAAAACTAAAGCAAAAACACCATGCCATAGGATTTAACTAAAATTGAATCTCAAAAATATACACCAAAGTTATCAAAATCGTTAACTGTGGATGATTAATAAGGATCTAAGTTCAATGAGCATCCTACAATAAAATTCACAATAAAATTCCTGGACATAAACTTCTATTCCTTGCGAAATGTTTATATTCAAAAAGTCTCATAATTAGGTAAGAGTATTTACCTGATGGTGAGAAAATATGAATAAAATGGAAGTCCTGACAAGGCTCTTAGAGCTCGGAGAAGCATTCACAATTCAAGAAGCAATTGATCATCTAAAAATTAACCGGAACTTAATGAAGTATTATCTCAAAGTTCTCTCTGAAGCAGGCTTCATAAAAAGGATTGGCAAGGGTATTTACGCCATAACACTAGATCCCAACGAACCACCTTCAGTTCACGAATTTGTGCTCGCTTCCCTCTTCGTAAAGCCAAGTGCCATAGCCTACTGGAGTGCTCTAAATTATTACGGCTTAACGGAACAAATCCCCAACATCACCTTTGTCCA
Above is a genomic segment from Thermococcus sp. M39 containing:
- a CDS encoding ATP-binding protein — translated: MIRKFVNRRRELEVLERAWRGGFRLFVVYGRRRVGKTALLRKFLENKRGIYFLCSQRGYEKDLERFSHEISSFIGAPVRFESFRDAFKFLRGQGRLLVILDEFPYLIEADKGVTSEFQEVVDIVLEGSEITIILCGSSVGMMEREVLSYKSPLYGRASGVLKVKPFRFFDMVEWFGKDFERLLRLYGVTWGIPKYMEFFKTGSDDEIINNFFDPSAFLFNEARLLLMEELRNPTRYMQIIEAIAMGKTRLNEIAQYVGMEAKDLSAYLRVLSNLGIVRREVPITERKAKRGIYVIEDEYFRFYHRFVSPHYEEIDSLNPEPAIQDFLRNFNTYLGKTFEKAAKEFLIELNKHGRLPFKFTKIGKWWHKNEEIDLVALDKRENKALLVEVKWKELSEKEARGVLKDLERKSGLVGLENWQKYYGLIAKGIKGKEAITGEGWLLWDLEDFENLNFKIRKL